A window of Oryza glaberrima chromosome 2, OglaRS2, whole genome shotgun sequence genomic DNA:
TATGTTTAATCAACTTGACAACTGTTTTGTTGGAGCCACAAACCATATAAATTAAGTTCCACACATCAAGGATAAAAAAAAGTGTAGCTTGCTAATTAAGGTATAGCCAAAATTTTGATTGTCTCAACTTAGATAAACATAGCATTATTTATCTGCAAATGATGATAAAGTATGGTTGCAAACCACTTCCTCTGAGTCTCATTTGTACCTTTATCTTattacttttccttttttattcatTTCATTTGTTTGATTATTTTCTAGTATTCTTTTTCGATTATGGAATATATGGAAAACATATGTGCACCGTCTGCTAGTATCCATCAAAACACTACCCGTGTTACCGTGTAATATCTTTTTAACACGCTTAAAAAAGCTATAGAGGATGAATAAGAGGGATAAATTCGTGAAACTCACCAAGTTCTCGAGTGAAAGTAAATATACCTTATGTGTTTGGACCTCATACAAAGATCGTGTTTTTTCCACGTCTCTAAAATACTTTTTAActttaaaagaaatattttacTGTATTGCTTATTATATCGTTTGGTTAAACTATGCCAAACAATAATTGTTGTTGCATCCCGGCCATGCATGATGGGCTTGAATTAAAACCATTATCCTCTCTACCATTAGTCATATCTTCCCGTCGTCATCAACAGGTAGATTAATTGGATCTCTAAACCTTCTGAATGTTCATCTCCACACCTAAATGATACTACTATGATAGAAGTAGTCTTTATATTCTGGAAGGtgatttgtactccctccgtcctaaaataaacacAGCCATGAGTTTTTGTGtctaactttaatcgtccgtcttatttgtttttttcttgaaaaactaaaaaatataagtcatgcataaaatactattcatattttataatctaataacaataaaaatactaatcataaaaaaaattcatataaaacggCCGATTAAAATTGGACACGAAAATTCATGGTTgtgtttattttggaacggaggtagtaggttTTTACTAGGTATGTATATGTTGCTTCAGCTACACCCCCTTGCTGTTCTCTTTCACGGTACCTGATTGATATACAGAGATGATGGCTGGAATTAATTGTGGTGGTCATGCTCAAGCTTGTGCTTTTCACTATTTGTGATAGGGAAAACAAACAGAGAAAATCATTACTGATCCgtgaagaggaaaaaaagtaTTATTTAGGCTAAAAAAAGTAGGCTCACAGATCATAATCATGATGACTTGGATGAGATGCTTGTGCAATTAGGCACCTCCAAAAGCTGGACATTCGGATGGTAGATAGATTGAGTGACCCCAGCAAAATGATCATAAATATAAAGCTTCCAAATATAAGTCGAACTCACTTGCGCACACACCACACATGTTTATAAAGAGATTGGGCTTATCCTTACCATTAAATGCACCCACGTGTATATGAAATACTTTTGAGgttaaatctaaaaaaaatacgagCATCCGTAGAAAGTCTAGAACTTCAATTAAGTAGAAAAGTTTCATTACATGAAGCTTAAAAAGATATTCACTGTTGTTCATGTCAATTCATCTGAAAGCTTATGTTCAGAAAGGGAAGATAAGTATATAGGAGAAAGAAACATCCAACATGACGACTGGGTTTTTTACAATGTGAAAAAAGAACTTTTCAGAACATAACAAAACTAGTGATGCTTGGACGGTTTTAACTTTTACACAGGAAAATGATTCCAAGTATATATGACAAAACCGAAAGGAAAAACTGAAAGGGTCATGAATGGTGTCACATCCTTGGCCTTGATAGGCGATGATGCCACCATCTTCAGATAGAAACAGGTTGGAAAATTCAGGAGTTAtgaactcttcttcccatgaaAATCTACAGTCGTTTGATTTTCAACCGATGAAACAATATCAGATTTTCAGTAATTCATCCTTGTGACAGCAAGTTAATTCTACTTTCAGTCTTTTCCTCGCTGGGTTCGCAAGCTGTATAAATCAATGGAGATTCTGAATCCAGCTAGCTAAAACAGTGAGACTGGTACAAGCAGCAGCACAAAATACACAGATGGGAGATGGGCGTGTTGTTGCTTCAGAATGCAGGCAGACTTCGCCATCAGCTGCAACTGGCAAATACCAGGCGATGGAATGGAGTGGATGTGTGTGAAGAGGACAAGGCAAACCATGTGCCCTGAACCGCATCTCAGGCAGAATTTCTAGGCCAGAAACATGCATGTGTTTGCTTGCTTCCCTGGAAATCAAACACACcagaagaatattttttttggaaacacgATACAAATACAAACGCTCACATACATGCGTACACACATCCTATTCCCATGAACACATCCAAGAGATTGAACCAGTGTGTCTTGAGATCGATGAAGTTAGCACAGATACCTCGCTCCACCTCTAATcactaaaagaaaaataagccGTGAATATAAACATTAATATCAAGTCTAGAGTTTAAACCGGGATAGGTAAGTTCTACCATAAGGGACCTAACTaaatgagctacacttggtacCAGAAGAATATTTTTGCTAGACAGTAGTACAGTTGAGAACTTTGCTGCACTGTCAATTTAGGGTGAAAAAGATGGCATCTTTGCTGCTGTAACAATGGGGACACGATCACAAGGTTGATAGCCACACACCATGTGCAGATCTCTGAAGATGATAGTGAACAGGGAGAAAGAAATCCTCCCCTTTTTTCCCCTCTGCATCAACGTGGGAATTAAGCCTGAACTCTTGTTAGCCAGGAGTTGTAGCAGCAACTTAGCAAGCACTTTCGTTTCGGCACGCGAACCGAGACGGATCGGTTTTTTGTCAAAATTGAAAGGTGCCCAACAATGGCATGCCTACCACCAAAATCTGCCGAAATTTCTGCTCGGTTATATCATATCACGAAAAAGTTGAGAAGATGACGTTTCATGGAATGGAAGAAAGTCTGAAGAATTCCTTTGCTTCCAGTCACTCACAGTGCTTTTCTACAGAAGCCACAAGAAGGTGACCACCACAACCAGAAAAGTATTCAGAGAAATTTGTCACCACACCAGGATGCTCTCTGCACAGAATCTTCACCATGAATTGGACCATCTTGGATAGGAAACCATCATGCAGCCTGCCTGTTGGACTTGGATCCTGGACAGACAAATTGACTTGTATTTTCAGTTTCTGAAGCTCAAATTGTGCAAAATCTGCATATTTAGTTTTCCCAATTGGAAGAAGGGTCTCTTTCAATCTGCGCCGCCGAGTCTTATCTTAATCAAAAGAATGGCTAGCATGTAACGCCGGCCATCGGATCGTTCTGAAATCGAGGTTGAGATAAGCTACAATATTCCGATTGGCCGGCGGCAAATCCATCATTCAGGTCACATCTTGCCTCAATCTGAATCATCCCCAGCAATCCAATCCCCTTTTCTTTCATACAAGAAagctcatcttttttttttctttcatattgCACAAACAAGATCTATATTACATGATGAGGAAAGCCACAGGGATTATACTGAAAACACATGGAATCTACAACCTCAAGATGCATCACACAGAACCCTATAAGATAAAAAGCTTCACACTGCAACTCAAGTACTCAACTGTGTGCCCGAAATGGGCTCAGATCACCCCAAGGACAGGAAGCATACAGAGGAAGAAGAGCTTTATCCCTATGAACAACTTAGCTATATACTTACAGGCAGGAAGCTACTGTATTCTCTCAGCAAGTCTTTATGATCTCAGGCTTCCAGCCCCGCCATACAATCTGCCGGCAACCGAATTTGAATTCTTGGAACCTTCTCTTCAGTGACCCCTTCTTTGGCCGCTTTGAGCCCGGTTCAGAAACCGACCCATGGTAGTGCAGAGGAGGCTGTGGTGTGCCGGTCTCAATGCTGGCCACAATCTTCTGAACCATCTCATACACCTCACTCATCTTTGGGCGCGACTTTGGTAGCCGGACGAGACAGCGGTTCGCCACACTAGCCAGCTTTGTCATGGACTTGAGGTTGTAGTGCCCCTCTAGCCGTGGGTCTATGATGATGGGGAACCGCTTGATATCAGATATGTATGGTTTCACCCAATCCAGGAGCTTCTGCTCACCCTTTGGGCGGTTCCGGTCAATGGGACGGCGGCCGGTGATGAGCTCATAAAGGAGCACACCATAGCCCCATACGTCACTCTTGGCAGTGAGGCGTCCGGTCTGCATGTACTCTGGAGCTGCATACCCAAGAGTTCCCACGACCTGTGAATTTCAGATGTTAGTTCAGTGAAAGAACAAAGAAGTGAGGCTTTGAAATTTAGTACAGGGAGAATCTACTTGGAAATTTAGTGCAGGTAGAATCTACTTGGAAATTTAGTGCAGGGAGaatctatatattatatcatTTGTAATATTATAAAGCATGCTTAGCATCAACACTTTAAACTGAACTTTCACTACATGGTGTTGGCTTTTTGTAAACGAGTGATGGGTccattttcccttttattttggttaaatATATGAATGCTGCATTCCTAGATGCTAGTGCTTTTTGACTGCTTCAGAAACTATGATACATAAATCAGAGATCAATTATGTGTCCAAGGCAATTCTACAATTGGTTGTGGAGCAACTGAGTGTCCAACTTCGTTGGTATAAAAAATGGATCCTGTTATAGATGTGAAACAGAACCAACTTACTAAATGCACATACACCATCAATTATCATCGAGATTTTCTTTATCTTAATTTCTCTTAGGTcatcatgcatttttttttcccaatacaCCAAGTTAAAGACTCTGGGGGCAGAAAATCCAGTCACAATACGAAAGTGCAAAATggttctctatttttttaaaaaaaaatgtgggcaGTGTAAAATGGTTCTTGGTATATCAATGCACATACCGCTGTAGAGACATGGGTCAGGCCTTCTGATGGTCCATGCCTAGCCAATCCAAAGTCAGATAACTTTGCATTCCAGTTCTCATCTAACAGAATGTTAGATGTTTTTAGGTCACGGAAGATAACCTGCATGTATATATTAAGTTTAGCACCATAGATATAGCAGACAAAAAAACCTAAAGAAGTGCATCTTTCAACATTTCATTGCAGATAGGAAGTGATGCAACATTGCACAACTGTTTCAggtacaactggtagcagttttCATCATCAGAGAGCAAAAGAGTTACCTGAAATTCCATCTCTTCATGCAGATACTTCAGTCCCCGAGCAGCGTCCAGAGCTACTTTTAGTCTCATTGGCCATGATAGAGTTGAATTTGACCTACTTGACAAGTGATCATCCACGCTTCCATTAGGCATGTATTCGTATACTAGGAGACGCTGTACGCCCCTTTCATCATCTTCAGCGCAGTAGCCAATTAGTTTGACGAGGTTTGGATGCTCTACAATCCCAAGCACATTCAGTTCTGTTAACCATTCTTTCTGCCCCTGAAAAACATGATAATTTATTAGAACCCAAATTAGAGGATAAGGCTAGATTCCTGCATAAGTGACTTAAAAAGGATTCATCAAGCAAGGTGCACTTGAGAGGAATTTCTTATGCCATGCTTGACTGTAAATTGTCGTGCGGGTTTCCTGAATAAAGTAATGGTTTCTTTTCTGAAGAAAATAGAACTGGTGACTAGGAAATGCTGGTTTATTTTCGCTCCttttaaatgtgggaaaaaaaacataatgtaaGATATGCAGTACAAGTAGAAGGAAGTTGCTATGTGCATTGAAAGCTTGTAATCGGTACAGTTCAGACGAGAAATAACTTGCCTGAAGTCCTTTGCGATTCAGCTGTTTAACAGCAATCTCGGTGCGCTCAGTTGGTTCATCGGAATTCTTGATGACACCCCTATACACACATCCAAACCCACCCTCACCAACCATAAGAGACCGGCTAAAATTGCGAGTGGCATTCTTCAGCTCAGAGAAAGAGAACACCCTGAGGTTACTGGGCCGATCAGTGAAGCTGGGATACTGTGTCCTCCGTATTGATTCGGCACTCATGTCAGAGACGTTCAAGGAGTTGAAGTCGGAGCCGGACCGGACATCCCGCTCCGTCGATGTTGTGCTCAACGACCGGACAGAAGCCGACTTGTTGACGGGATCCTCCTCTTTGGAATCTCCATGCAAGAAAGGCAGGCACCTCATTGCTGCAATGCAGTGGGAACAAATTAGGAGCTAATTCATGCTTCCTCCATGCAACACAAACACAAATAGAGAATTGGACCGAGAAGATCCATTAGGAATGGCTGCTAACTACTGTGAATTAGAACAGGTATAAAACTATCAATTACTTTCTTAAGTTTCCTGACTAGGAAATGCTTTCCCTTGCTTCAAGCAATAATTTTAGTACTGAAATAAGGACAGAAAAAACTTTGGAGCCTGAATTATGCAAAATGCCACCAGCTAACATGTGTGAAGGGAAGATCTTATCATGAACTGACAAGTatatcaaatctaaaaaaacaaGCATTTTTACTGTTCCAGGATCCAATTACAGCAACAATCAACAGGAAGTAGGACAAAAACTGGGCCTTTACACCCCAGGGACAGAAATTGAGTGCTGAGAGAATTCTGTAAATGCAAACATGCCTAAGCTCAAGATTGGGGAAAACAGCATGACGAGGGCGAAATAGCACCAGGCCTGATGAAACCATACAGTCATACATACCGCAACTAGCGTTAATTAAATACCGAATCATCAACCAACCTTAATCCTACCAAAACTACCGCTATTCCTGACAACAAATCAGGAAGGAAAAAACATGGCAAGATGTACGAttccaaagtcaaaacattctCGAACGCAAAACGCAACAAGAACAAGTACAGTTATCACCTACCCTAGTTAGCATACATACACAAcatctcaaccaaaaaaaaaaagaaaagagatggaaaagaaaagatgataCCTTGCCAATCTTGCAGAGGCGAAGATGATCCGAGAGGGGAAGCACCACTCCGCCTGCGAGGGATCTCTTTGTGTGTGCGATCCAGGCAGGAAGCGACGGGGAAAGGGGAGAGAAGAAGGCAGATGAGCACGGAGATGGAGATGGGGGGAggtcggaggaggaagaaagactTGGACTTGGGCTAAGCAGCAGTCAAAGTTGGGAGCTTTGCCTCATATTGATTTgttttctccctctccctctcatcAGTCTCAGGttctcccctttctctctcacATTGTCACACACACCTActgatattttttaatatttttttaattttaacttaCTTATCGTTTTAGTTTATTAGTATTAGTCTAAACCTAATGTGGTGTTTGTatctcctgaagataaagatgaaaacgtatatgaagattaagtgtttcacgtaaaacgaggtactaataacatgtgattaattgagttttaattattacaaacttgaaaaatggattaatctgatattttagaataacttttatatataaatttttcgcacgaaacacaccgtttagcggtttaaaaagcatgccacgaaaatccaaaatttcatctGTAGTGGAAACGATCAGGACCTGTCACACACACCTACTgaacatttttaaatatatttttaattttaacttaCTTATCATTTTAATTAGTTTATTATAAGTCTAAACCTAAGTCAAGTATAATTTTTAActgttaatatttttaaatccactaaaagaaaatagttttattataatttatatgttgttAAACTCTAcggaattttaaaaaataatggacAAAAATAGTTATGTTTGACTTAGGAGAAACTTAGAATGACAAGAAATCTAAAACGAAATATCACTATTAAGCAGTTTGCACTCTTATTCTAGAAGGAATAATACTAGTATTATATTTTGCTTCGTTTTTGTTTAAGGTTATGACGATTGCATCGAGATTGGAGAAGAATTCTTTGTCTTTCTCTTTCACTTGTGAACAACATGGAAGCCTGAAAGGAAGAAGACTGGACTTTAGACTGATGACCTGATGAGTGATGACGAGCAAAGCAGAAAATTAAACTCGATTGTTTCTAAAtacagttttttatttttagtataTTTCTCTGTTTTCCAAGCATTAGTTTAAATTGATCACAATTCTGTTTATTTTAGAATTAGAAAAACAATAACTAGCTTTTTCGTCGGTTGGTGAGGATTAGGAAAGCAAAGAAGTTGCCTGGCTCACCAAACAACTACCCCAACTATAATAACTGCGTTTTGGTGTGCCCCTTTGTCCAAAAACTCACTGGAGTATACATACCGCTTTAAGGTTGATATGActagcttcattttttttctcaaaaaaagtGCGCATGGTATGGCCCCCCATGGTTCTGCTTATCCGTGGAATAAAACAAACAATATATCTATAAACGAaatataatttgtgaataaaaattttatatatgtattcttagcgatttaaaagtaaaaactgaaaataaactttgatgaaaaaaaccccaaaatcaacttcaaatataatgttgaaaatttaaattttggctgataagcataagcacgTCTCTtagcttagaaaaaaaaaagagaacatgtAAATTTCATGATATTTTCATAGAAGGAAATTTAGTTCCTGTATAAACGAGCAAACTGCATTTCAAAGAGTGCTCAGTAGTAAAAATTACAGATATTTGCTgctgataaaagaaaaaaagacactCGTGTGGATATAAGAAAAAGGGAAAGCAAAAGGGGTAGAGAAGAATTTAATGGGAGGGAGTTACGTGGCAGGTCAGGTGGTTAAGACCAATGATGTGTTATGCAAGAGCTCACAGGCTTAACACACTTTATGTTAGTATCGTCATTTTGTAGTCACATGCAAGATAAGACCAGTATGATGATTTCCTAGATAACTCTTGAACGAACTTAATCTCCTGGATCAGTGAGCATGTGAGTGTGACAGTGAGCATTTAACTAACCTGACACTGCATTTGCATCCATCATAGGCGGTTATTGTATACTTTTCCGTTaaagctgtgtttagttcacatcaaaattagaaatttgattgaaattggaacgatgtgatggaagagttggaagtttatgtgtgtagaaaagttttgacgtgatagaaaagttaaaagtttgaagaaaaagttggtaactaaaccaggcctaagaaaaaaacaagaagaaatgaATGACGAGGAGTAAAATATTACTGGCTGTGTTGATCCGAGACATTAATTCAAGAGATCAAGATGATCAAAGCATCCATGTGTTGGTGAAGAGATGATAATTGTATATGATCTTGTTGAATCATGACAGATGTTGGAGACTTGGAGTGTACCCCACTATCCGTAATCTCTGCAGTACCTTCGCATCATGCTGTTTCTGTAATTCTGTTAGCACTAATTAAACTAGAGATTCAGAGCGCAGTTGCTTATGATTGATTTAAGTCATGTTCTTTTTATATTATCTATCAAATTATTATCGTAGATTATTTGTTAATTCcatgcttttaaaaatatatcttcttgaaaaatgtttttttatttgtttggtttattaTGCATAACATTGAACCGATTCCTATAATCAACTAGATCATCGAACACTAACTACCTTAATCTTGGAGGGATCGAGTTGTTTAGGGTATGAAGATAACCAGCATGTGGCAAACAAGACTGTCAGATTGTGCAATTACATTGATGATGAAACGTGGGTGCTAGGTACGACCCATGCACGGTCTAGTTGTtaaaatcaaagaaaaatagtAATGATCCAACCTGGCTGCCCACCGACCATCGTATAATCGTAGCAACTTGCCTAGCATGTTATTACGTCGTACGTAGTACGGACTACGGAGTACTACATTTGTTATATTAATTCCATGAAGAAAATGATTTCGTAGAGTACAATGAACAGTTAACTCTTAACTGTAACTGTAACTGATCCCGTTCTCTTTTGTAGAAATCAGTAATCACTCATGATACTGAAATGGCAAGTATTCCcctcattttttaatatataccaTCAACAACATTTTAACGAAAGTTTAATCATCCGTTTTATTCACtcttttttacaaatataaaaaagtttttcaTACTTACATAACACTTATCACTTATcgataaatcaaatcataataaaataagtaataattatataatattttaataaaacaaatggtcaaatatttatgGAAAGGTAAATGATAGTCGTATATTGAAAAACGCCGTATATTGAAAACGAAGGTGTTGATAACGTAGATGGTATGAAATTGAGAGTTGCCCCTTGGTGGACGGCATGCAGCTTGCAATAATCAGGTGGAGATGCATTTGAAATGTACAGTACTCCATCTATTCCTAAATATAAGGTTTTTTCGTTGGATATGACACCTGTTTGTTTTAGTTTAAGATTATTGCAATCTAAATTATTGAGGCAGAATATCAtgagctggattataataaaccAACATAGAATAAGCAGtcagctgtttgtttctctggattattaatTGTTTGTTAGATGTTAATCACCCAATTATCttaaaaagtatatttaaagtggattactagattatagtaatgctatctgtttgtttcaacTTACTTCTAAcaatttagattataataatcctaaccTGAATTAAATCGGGTCTTAGTATAACGAAGTATCGTCTAAATTCcattgtattagaatgtgtcacgtTTGggcaaaatcttttatattttaggacgaatagAGTATAATAAATAATAGTCGTACATGCCCCTGTTTTGTGTCACCATCTGGCTGCAGTTGCAGATGATGATCCATCATCGTCATCCATCACTTTTGATGGCAGTGTGGAAGCGGAccatgattaatttgatttattgATCACCAATTCGCCGTAGTGAGACGGATGGCTTGACTTTGACTTGGACTTTGACCTCATCCTCGAAGTCGGCAAGCCCATATATGGGCCCAACTCCATATTGGTCAATGTCTCAATGGGCCGGGCAGTCTCTCCACAGAGCCGAAGAATCCATCCAACCATCCACGTGTCCCTTCAAAACATCAGGACCGTCTACGTTGTTCACTGTGAGATTTGCAGCTCTTCCTTTCCAGTAGCAAACTTCTCATACTTTCAGGTCAAATTGCAGGTAACACGACTACATAGTACAGTATGTATACAGATGAGAAACATTCCCATAATAACTACTccatctgtctcaaaatataagcatttttagacttAAACACggtctccgagatgctactttgaccaacaatatctataaaagtaatatgttttaaataaaaagactTACATATTacgataatttgttcaatgataagtctagtaacatcaattttacatgattgatcttttttttattaatagttaaagttgaaaatgtttaacttatcactatgctaaaaatgcttatattttgggacagagggagtagtagtttgGTCAAGAGCATCACAGAACATGAAACTATGACACAAAACCTAGTACAGAATCAGGTTGTCCACCACAATATAAAACTACTAGCGTGATATGTGGACTTAGCCTCAATGTAGTGACTTTCTTGTTTCAAAGAAAAAAGTTGTGACTTTCAGCAAGGCCAGTACACTGCAATCGCATCATAAGTTCATAATCATAACTAACAAGTGTAAAAAGTTGGACTACACCTTGACAAGCGATGACATTGAGCAAATCGCATCATAAGTTCATAATCATAACTAACAAGTGTAAAAAGTTGGACTACTCCACCTTGACAAGCGATGACATTGAGCGAAAAACTTGTGAACTTCTGTGAGATGGAatgtacaatagagcctcttccGTTATGCCACAGGTAATGTACTTGAGAGCAGATTCTTTAATATCATATCAAGCAACTGATAATACATATAGAGGCACCATCAGTTTCAGACTAGCTGATAATACATACCAAAAGAAACATCTCGAGTTTCACTTGTTGCCTCAGCGTGAAGTTGTAAAAAGTGAATATCAGATTACTTGTTGGTTCTTCCCTGTGAGATTTGCATCTCTTTCCAGTAAACATTTCATACTTTGAAATCAAATGGTACTTCCTCCAGTAAACATTTCccgtaagactttctagcattgtccatattcatttaaatgttaataaatctaaacacatatatatgtctagattcattaacagctatatgtatgtgggcaatgctagaaagtcttacattgtgaaacggagggagtagctaacaTGACAATATAGTGATTCAAAGGGAAACATTTCCATAATTAGTTTTGTTACTTTTGTCAAGAACATCACAAAACTATGACACACAGCCTAGTACATAATCGGGCCGTGTCCACTACAATAAATTTACCAAAGTCACACGGTGGACTTAGCCACAAGGTTGAGAATTGACAATTATACTGCAATAACATCAGAACTAACAAGTGCAAAAAGTTGGACTACTCCACCTTGAGAAGTCATGATATCGAGTAAAAAACTTGTGGATTTCCTTAGGAGTTAACCTTTTTTAAGTTGTCTTGACCCAAAGCCATACTGAAGAGAAATCTATTTTTTATCAGAAGGGCCCTTATCATTAGCCTGAGACCCAACCAAGTCCTCAAGAGTGAAGTTAAGAGTATCTGTTGAGCCTTTCTTCACCTCCTCTCCTTGTTCGGCTAGAAAGTCTTCGATGCTTCCTGGCTCCCCAAACCAGCCAAGCCTATCCGCGATCAGGTGGAAATTATTGCAGCCGCCGCAACGAGCGACCACCACTCCTTTCTCATATGATTCCTTGCTCGCCATCTTCATAGACCTGGTCTCGCAAACCTTGCACGTAAAGATCATGGCGAGGTCGTGTCTCGGTGAGATCTTCAAGTTTGATGTATCTCTAACTTTGAAGCCGGAATCCGATGAAGGGACCGTAGCTGGCACGGTGTCGGTTTTGGAATCCTCTATGTCCTGGTTACGGTCATCTGAAGCATTATTGCTTGCTTCCATGATAGTTTGCAGAGATCTTATGCCAGCAGTCACAGGTGCAGGAATCAAGAATCCTGCAATAACAGATTTTCATTAGTTGACTGTTTAATTAATTCCTATTGCAAAGATGTAAGTAAATTCTTGTCATACGTAATGATTTGAATGGTAAATGCTTTAGATATTTGCCAATCTGGCAGGAACTGACAACTAGCAACAAACAGACACAATTGACTCTATAATCTTATCTTATTATTAC
This region includes:
- the LOC127761642 gene encoding uncharacterized protein C24H6.02c translates to MAARFLPLVRRGLAGVLNQSPAPASTRGFLIPAPVTAGIRSLQTIMEASNNASDDRNQDIEDSKTDTVPATVPSSDSGFKVRDTSNLKISPRHDLAMIFTCKVCETRSMKMASKESYEKGVVVARCGGCNNFHLIADRLGWFGEPGSIEDFLAEQGEEVKKGSTDTLNFTLEDLVGSQANDKGPSDKK
- the LOC127764399 gene encoding serine/threonine-protein kinase PCRK1-like, coding for MRCLPFLHGDSKEEDPVNKSASVRSLSTTSTERDVRSGSDFNSLNVSDMSAESIRRTQYPSFTDRPSNLRVFSFSELKNATRNFSRSLMVGEGGFGCVYRGVIKNSDEPTERTEIAVKQLNRKGLQGQKEWLTELNVLGIVEHPNLVKLIGYCAEDDERGVQRLLVYEYMPNGSVDDHLSSRSNSTLSWPMRLKVALDAARGLKYLHEEMEFQVIFRDLKTSNILLDENWNAKLSDFGLARHGPSEGLTHVSTAVVGTLGYAAPEYMQTGRLTAKSDVWGYGVLLYELITGRRPIDRNRPKGEQKLLDWVKPYISDIKRFPIIIDPRLEGHYNLKSMTKLASVANRCLVRLPKSRPKMSEVYEMVQKIVASIETGTPQPPLHYHGSVSEPGSKRPKKGSLKRRFQEFKFGCRQIVWRGWKPEIIKTC